The window GTTTCTTCATCATCTGTTTAACTCCAAACCTTTTCTGAAAATTGAAACTTTCTACTTTGCATATGTGTCTTTATTTCCCTCCTTCTGTTTCTTGATATGATTGATTTTACATTCCCGTTACGTTACTTTATAGGAAAATATAGACAGATAAAAATTGCGACTCCCTTGTGTTTGAAGATCGGTTCATCACAGAAGGAATAATGGCTTCTGTTTTGTGTGAAAACTCATGTAAAGGCATCTTGTGAGAGTTTAGTATCAGTAAGGGTGGATGAGTCGTTTTGTTATATTTGTGTATGAGATAAACACTATTAGGATTTAAGATTAGTGGAAATtgtaaaagtacagcaaataagcaaggatttcttttttcttattttttttcaaatattttatgttttgaacAGAATTACTGAAAAGAGACAAATCCAAATGCCTGTAAAAGTGAGAATTTTCCACGTTCTCCCAAGATATGGTGACAAAAAATAAACATCCATTAATAGCTaaagcttaattttattttttcctctagatAGAATACAATGAAGATGATgatttataaatgaatatatctaccATTAATTTTATATGACTATAAAGAAAATTACTAGTTAAATTTAGTACTAGGTGTTTTAAACTCATCTCTCTTTGCAGCCCCAGAAAATGACATCTACTTTTTCTAGCCCTAGTGTGTGTACGAGAATCTGTCAATCATTTTGCAAGATGTTTTATATCTAAGTGTATCTGTCAGGAAGTCCTATTCAAGATCCATTGGAGTTATTCTGGGCAAACAACTGAAGTAAATCCTTTTGGAACTATTAAAAGTAATTACTAAGCCCAAAAATGTTTGTGcagatttgaaaaatgaaaagtaaattttggaaatatattGTCAAATCACAATCtatttaaaggttaaaaaaatatgtttttgagaggttattttaatattttaagtagtatagaaatgatgatttttcttttttattctcaagGAGAAATTTATTTCAATGAGCCAGTCTGAAAGAGCTATTTGCCAAATGGCTTTCTTTCCAATACTTAATGAAAAGATGCATTTTGTACTACTTTCAAAAAGgtaaagatttttcaaaaaaaatcgcCCATTCCTTTGCTTAATATGCCAGAGTGATTTTGATTGCTTTTGAAATTCTAAAAATGATTGATAAATTAGAGTCatgctttttattatcatgttagATGGACCTTAGTTTCTATACTCTTTTCTTCAAGGTAGATAGAAGAATACTGAGGCATGATCAACAACttataaaaaaaaacttaaatgctCTACTTAACAAGTAATTAAactgtttaaaaagacaaaaaatgccTGTAATACTGCTTTTTTAAGTGTGTGAAaactatttgtaaaataaattacatttacaatacaaatttaattgtattattttaatatatataaagctaTAAAGACAGGAGGCAATAACAGGTTATAAATGctttaaaatctcaaaattctacattttccactttctttttattaaccTGCAAGAGGGATGTTTATGTGAATGTTCTGCCTTCAatttccttaacctctctgtggaTTTTGTTTCTCCCTTCTAAAACgtgtattttaataataatcctaacaatattttatcatttttaaaaatagatatatttcaAAGTGAATTGTAATCTGCAGTGGTAACTATTTATTATAAGTTAACAATGtattgggaggtcgaggcagacggattgcctgagctcaggagttcgtgaccagcctgggcaacaagatgaaaccctgtctctattaaaatacaaaaaattagccgggcgtggtggcaggcgcctgtagtcccagctatttgggaggctgaggcaggagaatggcgtgaacccgggaggcggagcttgcagtgaggcgagatcgcgccactgcactccagcctgggtgacagagcgagactctgtctcaaaacaaaaaattccaaaaaaaaaaaaaaaaaagaaaagaaaaacaatgtagtCAGTCACATATACAACTCTTATTGAGTATGTACTGTGTTTTCAACACTAGTTTAGGACCTGATATTAATGTAATTCTGAATTCAGTGTTTCCGATTCTTGAAGACAATATCAGCTGACTTCAATTCATATCATAATGATGTTGGCCTGAAGTCACTTGTATTAGTTTGtcattgctgtataacaaattaccacctaCTTAGTGATTTACAAAAACACACAGTTATTAGTTTGTAGCCCCTTTATCTTTGCCACATAATATAACATAATCATGGCAGTGATATCCCATCGTATTTATAGGTTCTATAACACCCAAGGAGAAGGGATTATACAGGGTATGCAGAACAGAGGCAGGAAACTTGGGTACATTTTAGAATTCAGCCTACCTATCGCAATATGCCAGGGTCACTTGATTTGAACAGTAGAGGATGGTGACAAATGTGTCTTATTCACAAAAGGCTATGAGAATAGGCTAGATTTGGAAGGGGAATGAAGAAGAAACAAGTGGCATGTTCTCCATGAAGTAGACACTCTAAGCCTGCTATCACTGAAATGTACTACTTTGACTTTGTAAAATTAGCCAGTCCTGACAATCAGAATATGAAAGGCATGCTGAATTACCAAATTATATTGAATGTGTCCTGTATTGGTGTTACTCCCTGATATCACAAGACAAGACAAATTGCAATCCAGGGATTTGACTAATGAATGTATCAAAATAGTTATGATGACATTGGAAAAGAAATAGGATCTCAATATTTTGAGATATTAAGCCAGAGACACATGTACATTGATAATGGCACAAAATTGTCTGTATTCATGACTCAGTCCTTGAAAGTTTGTATTACAAAATGAACAATACAATCAATCAACTATTTCTAGTCACTttatatttgattcttctgtcacAATGGCTTTCCTCCTCACTTCTATAACTCAAATTGGAGAACGACTGTCTGCAGTTGTAATATGCAAAAAATAGTCCACATTTTGATGGATCCTTATTACTTATTAAATGTTTAATAGGCTGCAGGGCTCACTCTAAGATCTGTTTCATTTCCCTTGGTGCATATAGTATTACTTGATAGCGGAAGGATACTATCCATTTTTGGAAAGTTTTATAAATAGTATTGGGGAAAACTTCAAGATACttattattttctcctatttaaGTTACACTGAGTTGAATTTACAAGTATAATAACTTTAATGGGGAAAAttactaaagttaaaaaaaaggtggaaagaaaaatcattacctgtatatataaaactaaagaattaaagaaacttttttgtgtgtgtgatttacaCTATCTTCAGTGTAATCGGAATAGGGAAAGGTCACAGGGCTCAACAGTTAACCCCCTGCTGCTTTTCTCATTGctggtttcctgttcactctatACACtggtctcttctctttttctaataCATATTGACTTTCTTATTTCACAGACCCTGTGATATTTTGCACAAGGTTGGTAACCCTGAAGATCTTCTTTCACTGCAAAACAAAGGGTCATTCTTCTGAAGATGTTTCGTATatcctcatttttaaatgttgtttagaAGAGGAAGGAATGCCGTGGTTTAAGGTAACACAGTTTTgtataaaaatttctttctttaaaacccTAATGCAGGGTTTATAAGGCTTGACCATATGtactgtgtatatgtgtatacagttTAATTATATGTAGAATTAATGTTTACCCAACCTAAAGCATGCATGTGCTTGCATACaaatgtgtgcacatgtatgttcatgttTGGGCATGCCCTCCCCCACTCCCACACACATAAACATGtgatcacacacacatatatatatgtgtgtgtaattcTGTACATCCTTCATTCCAACCAGGtttaggtatacatatatatatataatatacacctgtatatatatatatacctatacttGGAATGAACCAACCAATCAACCAcctatttaatttgaatttcagataataaTAGAAAATTGTTTACTACAATTTGTATTTTAGATGAACATCAAacaatattttggtatatttcccAAGCAACATTAGAGATTATTGCTTGCATTATTGCTTTTCCATGCAACAcattagaatattttattccataGTTGGATCGAATCTCTGTTTATCCTCACTCACCAAAGTCCTCTCTACTAGTTTAGCATGGTATTAAGTGCTACACacgaaaccaaaacaaaacaactgcaATTGCATTATCTTTTGCAAACAACTCAatctctttcattttcatttacctcatctgtaaaaggggataATAATACCTGTATATCCAAATTAGAAGTAAAgtaaattatatatgcatatatatagctTTCAATAAGAATTTTCACATAGAAAGTActcagtattttgtttttataattagcAATGGTactatctgtttttgttttgtgaataTCACTGCACCTTAGCCCTTGATCTCTCTGAGAACTAGATCTTAGATTATGATCGGTCTCCTACTTCTGTTCCCAGAGAGAATTACTATGAAGAGttacttttcaaaatattgtCTCTgatcatatatgcatatgtacctAAAATATCTTATAGAAATTAAGTAACGGTGTGCCCAGTTGTGGGCTTTGATTTTTCTTCACTCTATGTGTATCTTGAAGATCTTTCCATATAAGCACACATAATTCTATTATTCTGAATTACTGCATAATATGCCAGTACATTAATATAgcatactttattattattattgagagagacaaggtctcaccctgttgcccaggctagagcacagtgtgtaatcatagctcactgcagcctcaatctcccaggctcaggggatcctcctgcttcagccttctgagtggctaagtctacaggcacaggccaccatgactggctaattattttttttctcttttggtcgaataaaataaaaatgttacccagactggataatatactttatttaaaCTGATTTGtaatgatggacatttaggtctTTTACAGtaatttgctattataaatgttttgacaggaaatatttttgtttatatatctttattCACAAGAAAATGTATCCGTAAATTCAATTCTTAAAGTTTAATTATTGGATTTAACAGTATACAATTTATGTTGTTGCCGGCCAAGTATTATGATAAGATAATAGACACATTTTATAAATCCCTCATTTTCTGCAAATAAAATTCCTTAGCTTGTAGGCTTGTTTTATTACTGCCTCAACAGCatataaacaaatacacacataccgTCTTCCTAGTATTTTTGGAAAAGCTACTCCAATGCCGTTAATTATGTGATTGCTTGTATATAACATCacagattttacttttattactgtttatttaatttaatggTTACTTAACTAAACACTATTACTTATTTTAAGCATTAAACATGTATGTCTATTCATTTAATATATATGCCTATATGAAAGGAACAATATAGAGTACTAATGTGCAAAAAGGGACTTGAGTCAATAACTTAAATTCTCCATGcattctaagcctcagttttcttatttttaaagggaaTAAGGATTACTTTTCAAGGTGACAGACTTAGCCTTTCCTTAATCTTTGCCTTCTCTTCCTCTTAGCGATATGGACAGGAGacggaaatactgggtagaaaagggcagttccctggcaaagcctcaccctca of the Gorilla gorilla gorilla isolate KB3781 chromosome 14, NHGRI_mGorGor1-v2.1_pri, whole genome shotgun sequence genome contains:
- the LOC134757076 gene encoding uncharacterized protein, encoding MYHPVIFCTRLVTLKIFFHCKTKGHSSEDVSYILIFKCCLEEEGMPWFKRYGQETEILGRKGQFPGKASPSSLDTCCLKRKQAFLCSCSKSCLLARHTPYPAPI